One bacterium DNA segment encodes these proteins:
- a CDS encoding ABC transporter permease — protein sequence MIALERREAPHPWASFAIPLLSIALALAAGAVVLWLAGVNPLAAYADLLGEPFGSGFGIGETLVKATPLILTGLAVLLPARMKLWNIGAEGQLQLGAIGAAWMALFTPIGHSAVAMLAVVVAGMVAGALWALAAGALRAWLDVNETITTLLMNYIALLFVDHLIYGPWKDPASRGFPLSATFPQGARLPFIIPGTRVHLGLLLALVAVVIVTVALYRTRWGLEVRVIGDNPRAARYTGMSLVRHTLLIMGIAGALAGLAGVGEASAIAGRLQRGLSPGYGYTAIIVAWLAKLNPVAVVIVAVLLGGLYLGGDSLQISLGLPIAVVNMLQGLIFFFVLGGEVLAGYRVAIGRRRVAPISTGSGAVR from the coding sequence CCCGCATCCGTGGGCCTCGTTTGCGATCCCCCTGCTCTCGATCGCCTTGGCGCTCGCCGCGGGCGCGGTGGTATTGTGGCTCGCCGGGGTGAACCCGCTGGCGGCGTATGCGGACCTCTTGGGCGAGCCGTTCGGCAGCGGGTTCGGGATTGGGGAGACGCTGGTCAAAGCCACCCCCCTCATCCTGACAGGATTGGCGGTGCTCCTCCCCGCCCGGATGAAACTCTGGAACATTGGGGCCGAAGGCCAGCTCCAGCTCGGCGCGATCGGCGCGGCTTGGATGGCGCTGTTCACCCCGATCGGCCATTCCGCGGTGGCCATGCTCGCGGTGGTCGTGGCGGGGATGGTCGCCGGCGCGTTGTGGGCGCTCGCGGCCGGAGCGTTGCGCGCCTGGCTCGACGTGAACGAGACCATCACGACGCTTCTGATGAACTACATCGCGTTGCTGTTCGTAGACCACCTCATCTACGGTCCGTGGAAGGATCCGGCCAGCCGCGGGTTCCCGCTCTCGGCGACGTTTCCACAGGGCGCGCGCCTGCCGTTCATCATTCCGGGGACCCGCGTACATCTGGGTCTCCTCCTCGCGCTTGTCGCGGTGGTGATCGTGACCGTCGCCCTCTACCGGACCCGCTGGGGGCTCGAGGTCAGGGTGATCGGGGACAATCCACGGGCGGCTCGGTACACGGGGATGAGTCTCGTGCGGCATACCCTGCTCATCATGGGCATCGCGGGCGCCCTCGCCGGACTCGCCGGCGTCGGCGAGGCGTCGGCGATCGCCGGCCGGCTGCAGCGAGGCCTCTCTCCCGGCTACGGCTATACCGCGATCATCGTCGCCTGGCTGGCAAAGCTGAACCCCGTCGCGGTGGTGATCGTCGCAGTGCTGCTAGGGGGGCTCTATCTGGGCGGTGACTCTCTGCAGATTTCGCTCGGGCTCCCGATCGCGGTGGTGAACATGCTGCAGGGGCTGATCTTCTTCTTCGTGCTGGGCGGGGAGGTGCTGGCCGGATACCGGGTGGCGATCGGACGGCGGCGGGTCGCGCCGATCTCGACCGGATCGGGGGCGGTCCGGTGA